A portion of the Nitratidesulfovibrio termitidis HI1 genome contains these proteins:
- a CDS encoding ABC transporter ATP-binding protein gives MPLLEMKGVTQRFGGLQAVSDFNISLEERKLIALIGPNGAGKTTVFNLISGFYQPTEGQIIFDGKPTAGLRPHQVTARGIARTFQNIRLWHEMSVLDNIRIAQHHRLGYTIWDAFLRTGRFTRSEGNIDAIAWEMLEAMDLKDAAHELPRNLPYGLQRRVEIARAMSIKPKLLLLDEPAAGLNSADVDGLIKLIRWIHDEFDIAIWMIEHQMKVVMSLCEWIKVIDFGSTIAEGTPEEIQSNPVVIKAYLGDDTI, from the coding sequence ATGCCGCTGCTTGAAATGAAAGGCGTGACGCAACGCTTCGGCGGGTTGCAGGCCGTTTCCGACTTCAACATATCGCTGGAAGAGCGCAAGCTCATCGCGCTCATCGGTCCCAACGGCGCTGGCAAGACCACGGTATTCAACCTGATATCCGGGTTCTACCAGCCCACCGAAGGGCAGATCATCTTCGACGGCAAGCCCACGGCGGGCTTGCGACCACACCAGGTGACGGCGCGGGGCATTGCCCGCACCTTCCAGAACATCCGGCTGTGGCACGAGATGAGCGTGCTCGACAACATCCGCATCGCCCAGCACCACCGCCTAGGCTATACCATCTGGGACGCCTTTCTGCGTACCGGCCGCTTTACCAGGAGCGAGGGCAACATCGACGCCATCGCCTGGGAAATGCTGGAGGCCATGGACCTGAAGGACGCCGCGCACGAACTGCCCCGCAACCTGCCCTACGGGTTGCAGCGCCGGGTGGAGATTGCCCGGGCCATGTCCATCAAGCCGAAGCTGCTGCTGCTGGACGAACCGGCGGCGGGGCTGAACTCGGCGGACGTGGACGGGCTGATCAAGCTCATCCGCTGGATTCACGACGAGTTCGACATCGCCATCTGGATGATCGAACACCAGATGAAGGTGGTCATGAGCCTGTGCGAATGGATCAAGGTCATCGATTTCGGTAGCACCATTGCCGAAGGGACGCCGGAGGAAATCCAGTCCAACCCGGTCGTCATCAAGGCATACCTGGGAGACGATACGATCTGA
- a CDS encoding branched-chain amino acid ABC transporter permease codes for MQKYTLNVALAALCLGLVLLAQFNLIDQYTQTVLMFMGINIIFASSLNVVNGYMGEFSCGHAGFMCVGAYASSVLSVVLFTSNKMVGDALLPPELAPMLFPLVLVAAGLISAVFGLLVALPSFRTRGDYLAIITIAANYIVISVIENLDIIGGPRGFHGMKRVINGMRDLVDIPWMFIWVILGTLFSVWILRRLVNSTYGKGISAVCQDEVAAEIMSVDTNHVKLVAFMVSSGLAGVAGALYAHVYGYVNPQAFNILKSTEGLVMVYLGGMASLSGSVMAAILFTLLLESLRFIIPGIDAALHAVHMLPDGYELSQVWKWVLIPLILILLMQFRPEGIMGNRELSGVFPKLRRFYTFK; via the coding sequence ATGCAGAAATACACCCTCAACGTCGCACTGGCGGCGCTGTGCCTTGGCCTTGTGCTGCTGGCGCAGTTCAATCTCATAGATCAATACACCCAGACGGTGCTCATGTTCATGGGCATCAACATCATCTTCGCCAGCAGCCTCAACGTCGTGAACGGCTACATGGGCGAGTTCTCCTGCGGGCACGCCGGGTTCATGTGCGTGGGGGCCTATGCCTCTTCCGTGCTGTCGGTGGTGCTGTTCACTTCCAACAAGATGGTGGGCGATGCGCTGCTGCCGCCGGAACTGGCCCCCATGCTGTTCCCGCTGGTGCTGGTGGCGGCGGGGTTGATCTCCGCCGTGTTCGGCCTGCTGGTGGCGCTGCCTTCGTTCCGCACGCGCGGCGACTATCTGGCCATCATCACCATCGCAGCCAACTACATCGTCATCTCGGTCATCGAGAACCTGGACATCATCGGCGGGCCGCGCGGCTTTCACGGCATGAAGCGGGTCATCAACGGCATGCGCGACCTGGTGGACATTCCCTGGATGTTCATCTGGGTGATTCTGGGCACGCTGTTCTCGGTGTGGATCCTGCGCCGCCTGGTCAATTCCACCTATGGCAAGGGCATTTCCGCCGTGTGTCAGGACGAGGTGGCCGCCGAGATCATGAGCGTGGACACCAACCACGTGAAGCTGGTGGCCTTCATGGTCTCGTCCGGCCTCGCCGGGGTTGCCGGGGCGCTGTACGCCCACGTGTACGGCTACGTGAACCCGCAGGCCTTCAACATCCTGAAGTCCACGGAAGGCCTGGTCATGGTCTACCTTGGCGGCATGGCCTCGCTGTCCGGTTCGGTCATGGCGGCCATCCTGTTCACGCTGCTGCTCGAATCGCTGCGCTTCATCATTCCCGGCATCGATGCGGCCCTGCACGCCGTGCACATGCTGCCCGACGGATACGAACTGAGCCAGGTGTGGAAGTGGGTGCTCATCCCGCTCATCCTCATCCTGCTCATGCAGTTCCGGCCCGAAGGCATCATGGGCAACCGCGAGCTTTCGGGCGTCTTCCCGAAGCTGCGCCGCTTCTACACGTTCAAATAG
- a CDS encoding branched-chain amino acid ABC transporter permease yields MEIFIQNLFNALQWGSFYALIALGYTLVYGVLLLINFAHGDIFMVGAYIAFFVSSLLLGDLLGVFNLPGWAALALTVPLTMLLTAGVGVTLERIAYRPLRRKGAHRLYVVITALMCGLVLENGNLALLGASRRKLPDMVDKVVYTFGSVSVTNLKLWVIVAAFLVFFLLQFIVTRTRIGMAMRAVAWDKFALPLMGIPLDSIIVFTFVLGSGFAGLAGLLFAMSYPILDPYMGAMVGWKAFIAAVVGGIGDIRGAFIGGFLLAFIEIMVAAFLPSTFRDLFAFTILLMILWQRPTGLFGVAKTTKI; encoded by the coding sequence GTGGAAATCTTCATCCAGAACCTGTTCAACGCGCTGCAGTGGGGCAGCTTCTACGCGCTGATCGCCTTGGGCTACACCCTGGTGTACGGCGTGCTGCTGCTCATCAACTTCGCCCATGGCGACATCTTCATGGTGGGCGCGTACATTGCATTTTTCGTCTCGTCGCTGCTGCTGGGTGACCTGCTGGGCGTGTTCAACCTGCCCGGCTGGGCCGCGCTGGCGCTGACCGTGCCGCTGACCATGCTGCTCACCGCGGGGGTGGGCGTGACGCTGGAGCGCATCGCCTACCGCCCGTTGCGGCGCAAGGGCGCGCACCGGCTGTACGTGGTCATTACCGCCCTGATGTGCGGCCTTGTCCTTGAAAACGGCAACCTCGCCCTGCTGGGTGCCAGCCGCCGCAAGCTGCCCGACATGGTGGACAAGGTGGTATACACCTTCGGTTCCGTGTCGGTGACCAACCTGAAATTGTGGGTCATCGTGGCGGCCTTCCTGGTGTTCTTCCTGCTGCAATTCATCGTCACGCGCACCCGCATCGGCATGGCCATGCGCGCGGTGGCGTGGGACAAGTTTGCGCTGCCGCTGATGGGCATTCCGCTGGATTCGATCATCGTGTTCACCTTCGTGCTGGGGTCGGGCTTTGCGGGCCTTGCCGGGCTGCTTTTTGCCATGTCCTACCCCATCCTCGACCCCTACATGGGCGCCATGGTGGGCTGGAAGGCCTTCATCGCGGCGGTGGTGGGCGGCATCGGCGACATTCGCGGGGCGTTCATCGGCGGTTTTCTGCTGGCGTTCATCGAGATCATGGTGGCGGCGTTCCTGCCCTCTACTTTCAGGGACCTGTTCGCCTTCACCATCCTGCTGATGATCCTGTGGCAACGGCCCACCGGGCTCTTCGGCGTGGCAAAGACCACCAAGATCTAA
- a CDS encoding ABC transporter substrate-binding protein has protein sequence MKKTVLLVLALLLVLSGQAFAADTIKLGFVIPLTGDIPKVGEAAKFAAEMLREEINGKGGLDVGGKKYKLEFVFEDNEAKPESAVNAMLKVIERDQVLAVVGPQSSKQAVPAGGVANDNETPMISPWSTNPDTTKGRPWVFRAAFLDPFQAPVVVNFASKQFNAKKAAALFDISNDYSKGLAEFFKSEWEKKHGAGSVVGMESHGTKDQDFSAQLTKVIAAKPDFIFLPENYNIVALIVKQARDLGYKGPFMGSDAWGSAELMDLCGKECVGQFFSTHYAAAGATGATKEFIDKYNNKYGYIPDDVAALTWDATRIVLQAIQNVGKVDSDTRKMRKAVRDAMANIKTFDGITGKMSFDAEGDPIKCAVVVKISEKGEFTFAESVCPN, from the coding sequence ATGAAGAAGACAGTATTGCTCGTGCTGGCACTTCTGCTGGTGCTGTCGGGCCAGGCGTTCGCCGCCGACACCATCAAGCTCGGCTTCGTCATCCCCCTGACCGGTGACATCCCCAAGGTGGGCGAGGCCGCGAAGTTCGCCGCCGAAATGCTGCGCGAAGAAATCAACGGCAAGGGCGGCCTGGACGTGGGCGGCAAGAAGTACAAGCTCGAATTCGTGTTCGAGGACAACGAAGCCAAGCCCGAATCCGCCGTCAACGCCATGCTGAAGGTCATCGAGCGCGACCAGGTCCTGGCCGTGGTCGGCCCGCAGTCGTCCAAGCAGGCCGTGCCCGCCGGCGGCGTTGCCAACGACAACGAAACCCCGATGATCTCGCCCTGGTCCACCAACCCGGATACCACCAAGGGCCGTCCGTGGGTGTTCCGCGCCGCCTTCCTCGATCCCTTCCAGGCTCCCGTGGTCGTGAACTTCGCCTCCAAGCAGTTCAACGCCAAGAAGGCCGCCGCGCTGTTCGACATTTCCAACGACTACTCGAAGGGCCTTGCCGAGTTCTTCAAGTCGGAATGGGAAAAGAAGCATGGCGCCGGTTCCGTGGTGGGCATGGAATCGCACGGCACCAAGGACCAGGACTTCTCGGCCCAGCTGACCAAGGTCATCGCTGCCAAGCCCGACTTCATCTTCCTGCCTGAAAACTACAACATCGTTGCCCTTATCGTGAAGCAGGCGCGTGACCTTGGCTACAAGGGTCCCTTCATGGGTTCCGACGCCTGGGGTTCTGCCGAGCTGATGGACCTGTGCGGCAAGGAATGCGTGGGCCAGTTCTTCTCCACCCACTACGCCGCCGCTGGCGCCACCGGCGCCACCAAGGAATTCATCGACAAGTACAACAACAAGTACGGCTACATCCCCGACGACGTGGCCGCGCTGACCTGGGACGCCACCCGTATCGTGCTTCAGGCCATTCAGAATGTGGGCAAGGTTGATTCCGACACCCGCAAGATGCGCAAGGCCGTCCGCGATGCCATGGCCAACATCAAGACCTTTGACGGCATCACCGGCAAGATGAGCTTCGACGCCGAAGGCGACCCCATCAAGTGCGCCGTGGTCGTCAAGATCAGCGAAAAGGGCGAATTCACCTTCGCCGAATCGGTCTGCCCCAACTAA
- a CDS encoding diaminopimelate epimerase, whose product MFIQPILVMHHQSALRFHKFSPGGNTTILVTDPVPAPLRAAVAAELMGEHHVHAEQVGFVTLAGVCPRIDMMGGEFCGNACRSLAALLALKHVLHSGPGGLMSGVIASSGVSGPLPVRVVHTPHGPDAAVRMPLPSSGSPGASALPDTAEKPGAGTDRPTPDDTTFQFVQPLAEGLKLVRLPGITHLLLDASVHPFPADWQPQARALIARHGLDDEPAAGCIWHHGPLATPSITPVVRVRDTGSILLESACGSGSLAYGLHRAAMADGEIALAVRQPSGAAIRVSVNRRDGLTPEAWIGGTVRHVASGTAYLYGEPHA is encoded by the coding sequence TTGTTCATTCAACCCATCCTCGTCATGCACCACCAGAGCGCCCTGCGCTTTCACAAGTTCAGCCCCGGCGGCAACACCACCATCCTCGTCACCGATCCGGTGCCCGCGCCCCTGCGCGCCGCCGTGGCGGCGGAACTGATGGGCGAGCATCACGTGCACGCGGAACAGGTGGGCTTTGTCACGCTGGCGGGCGTGTGCCCGCGCATAGACATGATGGGCGGCGAATTCTGCGGCAACGCGTGCCGCTCGCTGGCCGCGCTGCTGGCGCTGAAACATGTGCTGCACTCCGGTCCCGGCGGGCTCATGTCTGGCGTAATCGCCAGTTCCGGCGTATCCGGCCCCCTGCCGGTGCGGGTGGTGCACACCCCCCATGGCCCGGACGCCGCCGTGCGCATGCCCCTGCCGTCTTCCGGCAGCCCCGGCGCATCCGCTCTCCCGGACACGGCGGAAAAACCGGGCGCGGGCACGGATCGTCCAACCCCGGACGATACGACGTTCCAGTTTGTCCAGCCGCTGGCCGAGGGGCTGAAACTGGTGCGCCTGCCGGGCATCACCCATCTGCTGCTGGACGCCTCCGTGCACCCCTTTCCCGCCGATTGGCAGCCCCAGGCCCGTGCGCTCATTGCCCGCCATGGCCTTGATGACGAACCGGCAGCCGGGTGCATCTGGCACCACGGCCCGCTGGCCACCCCTTCCATCACTCCGGTGGTCCGGGTGCGCGACACGGGCAGCATCCTCCTCGAATCCGCCTGCGGTTCCGGCTCGCTGGCCTATGGCCTGCACCGGGCCGCCATGGCAGATGGCGAAATCGCGCTGGCGGTGCGCCAGCCCAGCGGCGCCGCCATCCGCGTTTCGGTCAACCGCCGCGACGGCCTGACGCCAGAGGCCTGGATAGGCGGCACGGTACGACACGTGGCCAGCGGCACCGCCTACCTGTACGGGGAGCCGCACGCATAG